Proteins co-encoded in one Actinomadura luteofluorescens genomic window:
- a CDS encoding dioxygenase family protein, with the protein MTADEQETATGHDPGDGQENGISRKNFIVAAGAAGIGALALPTAVSAVAAPAQARTEQRPLTPTPKCDDGDDSPTHSQMEGPYFKPGSPERASIVTPGMPGTPLTVSGIVYSMSCAPVAHALLDFWQADYYGNYDNYGYKLRGHQYTDASGRFTLTTIVPGLYPGRTRHIHVKAQAPYQQILTTQLYFPNEPRNSSDMLYDPALLMKVQTGPSGRTAKFDFVLQVP; encoded by the coding sequence ATGACAGCGGACGAGCAGGAAACCGCCACCGGCCACGACCCCGGTGACGGCCAGGAGAACGGCATCAGCCGCAAGAACTTCATCGTCGCCGCGGGCGCGGCGGGCATCGGCGCGCTCGCGCTGCCCACCGCCGTGTCCGCGGTGGCCGCGCCCGCGCAGGCCCGCACGGAGCAGCGGCCCCTCACCCCGACGCCCAAGTGCGACGACGGGGACGACTCCCCGACGCACTCGCAGATGGAGGGCCCCTACTTCAAGCCCGGCTCCCCCGAGCGCGCCTCGATCGTGACCCCCGGCATGCCGGGGACCCCCCTCACCGTGTCCGGGATCGTCTACTCGATGTCGTGCGCGCCGGTGGCCCACGCCCTGCTCGACTTCTGGCAGGCGGACTACTACGGCAATTACGACAACTACGGCTATAAGCTCCGTGGACATCAATACACGGACGCTTCCGGACGATTCACCCTCACGACGATCGTGCCCGGCCTCTACCCCGGCCGCACCCGGCACATCCACGTGAAGGCCCAGGCCCCGTACCAGCAGATCCTGACGACGCAGCTCTACTTCCCGAACGAGCCCCGGAACAGCTCCGACATGCTCTACGACCCCGCGCTGCTCATGAAGGTCCAGACCGGTCCCAGCGGGCGCACCGCGAAGTTCGACTTCGTCCTGCAGGTTCCCTGA
- a CDS encoding AraC-like ligand-binding domain-containing protein, with protein sequence MPTLVDTSDHPARDQADFWRHLISSAFGPFHVQPRLPGGFAARLSGRALGPVEAGDVYAPAHAVRRSARQIARDTRECYKLGLVLRGSCVLRQNGRRAVVGAGDVVFYDLTRPVEIAFDAHHIFTVVIPHSAVPLPRERLAAFGGTLLGGRGRTGRLVSSFLAALAESGEEDAARNGAAAGDPLGTAPDEIYAHHLGGALVELVTGAAGEWLGAPPSPSPEGAEMLRAIEEWIEARLHDPSLSPAAIAAAHHISVRQLYRVFAPTGTTVARYVRTRRLEHCRRELGDPFLGTQRIGAIANRWGLPDAAAFSRAFRAAYGQTPSDYRARTTGIRRDA encoded by the coding sequence ATGCCCACGCTCGTTGACACCTCGGACCACCCTGCCCGCGACCAGGCGGACTTCTGGCGCCACCTGATCAGCTCGGCCTTCGGGCCCTTCCACGTCCAGCCGCGCCTGCCCGGCGGGTTCGCCGCCCGGCTGAGCGGCCGGGCGCTGGGCCCGGTGGAGGCCGGCGACGTGTACGCGCCCGCGCACGCGGTGCGGCGCAGCGCCCGGCAGATCGCCCGCGACACACGCGAGTGCTACAAGCTCGGCCTGGTGCTGCGAGGCTCGTGCGTGCTGCGGCAGAACGGCCGCCGCGCCGTGGTCGGGGCGGGGGACGTGGTGTTCTACGACCTCACCCGTCCGGTCGAGATCGCCTTCGACGCCCACCACATCTTCACCGTCGTGATCCCGCACAGCGCCGTCCCGCTGCCGCGCGAGCGCCTCGCCGCGTTCGGCGGCACCCTGCTCGGCGGGCGGGGCCGGACCGGGCGGCTCGTCTCGTCCTTCCTCGCCGCCCTGGCCGAGAGCGGCGAGGAGGACGCGGCGCGGAACGGGGCCGCGGCCGGCGACCCGCTCGGGACCGCGCCCGACGAGATCTACGCCCACCACCTCGGCGGCGCGCTGGTCGAGCTGGTCACCGGCGCGGCCGGCGAGTGGCTGGGCGCGCCGCCGTCCCCGTCGCCGGAGGGAGCGGAGATGCTGCGGGCGATCGAGGAGTGGATCGAGGCGCGCCTGCACGACCCGTCGCTGAGCCCCGCCGCGATCGCGGCCGCGCACCACATCTCCGTCCGCCAGCTCTACCGGGTGTTCGCGCCGACCGGGACGACCGTCGCCCGGTACGTCCGGACCCGCCGCCTGGAGCACTGCCGCCGCGAACTCGGCGACCCCTTCCTCGGCACCCAGCGGATCGGCGCGATCGCCAACCGCTGGGGCCTGCCTGACGCGGCCGCCTTCAGCCGCGCGTTCCGCGCCGCCTACGGGCAGACCCCCAGCGACTACCGCGCCCGCACCACCGGCATCCGGCGGGACGCGTAG
- a CDS encoding erythromycin esterase family protein — protein MPRQESRAAADVRGAALPLEYAEDLDPLLDRIGDARCVLIGEASHGTHEYYAWRAALTRRLIAERGFAFVAVEGDWPDCRRVGRCVTLAPGARREPRDALNAYERWPTWMWANEETVRFCRWLRDRNAGLPSGERAGFHGLDVYSLWESLRAVVDYLAEHRPEYLDTALEAYRCFEPHGHDPRAYGWNTALVPGGCTAEVLELLAALRRPAPPGEAGDPEEEFDARQNAEVAAGAEHYYRTMLDGGPESWNVRDVHMADTLDRLMDFYGGKAVVWAHNTHVGDARATDMAGAGMVNLGQLARERYGAGGAVLVGFAGGPGEVVAAPAWGAPMEIMRVPPPARGSLEHVLAESELHRAMFVVPPEREKPAFFTDALGHRAIGVVYDPDRDPRQYVPTRLADRYDALCWFRATSALQPLHLEAARRGELETMPTGV, from the coding sequence ATGCCACGCCAGGAGAGCCGAGCCGCCGCCGACGTGCGCGGAGCGGCGCTGCCGCTGGAGTACGCCGAGGACCTGGACCCGCTCCTCGACCGGATCGGGGACGCCCGGTGCGTGCTGATCGGCGAGGCCAGCCACGGGACCCACGAGTACTACGCGTGGCGGGCGGCGCTGACCAGGCGGCTGATCGCCGAGCGCGGGTTCGCGTTCGTCGCCGTCGAGGGCGACTGGCCCGACTGCCGCCGGGTCGGCCGCTGCGTGACGCTCGCGCCGGGGGCGCGGCGGGAGCCCCGGGACGCCCTGAACGCCTACGAGCGCTGGCCGACGTGGATGTGGGCCAACGAGGAGACCGTCCGGTTCTGCCGGTGGCTGCGCGACCGCAACGCGGGCCTTCCTTCCGGCGAGCGGGCCGGCTTCCACGGGCTGGACGTCTACAGCCTCTGGGAGTCGCTGCGGGCGGTCGTCGACTACCTGGCGGAGCATCGCCCCGAGTACCTAGACACGGCGCTGGAGGCGTACCGCTGCTTCGAGCCCCACGGCCACGACCCCCGCGCCTACGGGTGGAACACGGCCCTGGTCCCGGGCGGCTGCACGGCGGAGGTCCTGGAACTGCTGGCCGCGCTGCGCCGCCCTGCGCCGCCGGGGGAGGCGGGCGACCCGGAAGAGGAGTTCGACGCCCGGCAGAACGCCGAAGTGGCGGCGGGCGCCGAGCACTACTACCGCACGATGCTCGACGGCGGGCCCGAGTCGTGGAACGTCCGGGACGTCCATATGGCCGACACCCTGGACCGGCTGATGGACTTCTATGGCGGCAAGGCCGTGGTGTGGGCGCACAACACCCACGTGGGCGACGCGCGGGCGACCGACATGGCGGGCGCCGGGATGGTCAACCTCGGCCAGCTCGCCAGGGAGCGGTACGGCGCCGGCGGCGCCGTGCTGGTCGGGTTCGCGGGCGGACCCGGCGAGGTCGTCGCGGCGCCGGCCTGGGGCGCCCCGATGGAGATCATGCGCGTCCCGCCGCCGGCGCGCGGCTCGCTGGAGCACGTGCTGGCGGAGTCGGAACTGCATCGGGCGATGTTCGTCGTGCCGCCGGAGCGGGAGAAGCCCGCCTTCTTCACCGACGCGCTCGGGCACCGCGCGATCGGCGTCGTGTACGACCCGGACCGGGACCCGCGCCAGTACGTCCCGACGCGGCTCGCCGACCGCTACGACGCGCTGTGCTGGTTCCGCGCCACCTCGGCGCTCCAGCCGCTGCATCTGGAGGCCGCGCGCCGTGGTGAACTGGAGACGATGCCGACCGGCGTCTAG
- a CDS encoding DUF427 domain-containing protein, producing MSLTKQPGPLAGSLGDEVNFTIDGPAHRLFMHDFPRRVRARFAGETVLDTERGRLLHETGLLPVLYVPEEDVRTDLLEKTVHSTHCPFKGDAVYWTVRAGDRAAENAVWGYPEPKPEAAWLRGHMAFYWDRMDAWFDEDEEVKGHLRDPFHRVDARTTSRRVRVLLDGEVVAETGRPKLLSETGLPNRYYIPAEGVRRDLLTRSAKRTFCPYKGEATYWSLAGAEDAAWSYEEPLEDAAKIGGYLSFDHEAVTVESQPPLAS from the coding sequence ATGTCCTTGACCAAGCAGCCGGGCCCGCTCGCCGGCTCCCTCGGCGACGAGGTCAACTTCACGATCGACGGGCCGGCGCACCGGTTGTTCATGCACGACTTCCCGCGCCGGGTGCGCGCCCGGTTCGCGGGCGAGACGGTGCTGGACACCGAGCGCGGGAGGCTCCTGCACGAGACCGGGCTGCTGCCCGTCCTGTACGTCCCTGAGGAGGACGTGCGCACCGACCTGCTGGAGAAGACCGTCCACTCCACGCACTGCCCGTTCAAGGGCGACGCCGTGTACTGGACGGTGCGGGCGGGCGATCGGGCGGCCGAGAACGCGGTCTGGGGGTATCCGGAGCCGAAGCCGGAGGCGGCGTGGCTGCGCGGGCACATGGCCTTCTACTGGGACCGGATGGACGCCTGGTTCGACGAGGACGAGGAGGTCAAGGGCCATCTGCGCGACCCCTTCCACCGCGTCGACGCGCGCACCACGTCCCGGCGCGTCCGGGTGCTGCTGGACGGCGAGGTCGTCGCCGAGACGGGACGGCCGAAGCTGCTGTCGGAGACCGGGCTGCCCAACCGGTACTACATCCCGGCCGAGGGCGTCCGCCGCGACCTGCTGACCCGCAGCGCCAAGCGGACCTTCTGCCCGTACAAGGGCGAGGCGACGTACTGGTCGCTGGCCGGGGCCGAGGACGCCGCCTGGTCGTACGAGGAGCCCTTGGAGGACGCGGCGAAGATCGGGGGATACCTGTCCTTCGACCACGAGGCCGTGACGGTCGAGTCCCAGCCGCCCCTGGCCTCCTGA
- a CDS encoding LysE family translocator: MVDTSLYAAFVVAAFALCVTPGPDMMFIVAMGGRGGPVTGLMAAAGVATGALTHAVAATLGLSALFTALPALYHVLRWAGAAYLLYLAVKSFRDRGEPAGEGTAPAGPGRLRAFWQGVVTNLLNPKVILFNIAFLPQFVNPSMGHPMAQLLVLGVTLVLIGLAVDASVGLLSGRLANLLRRSRRVARGLNIFSGTVFTGLAVRLIAVPK; encoded by the coding sequence ATGGTCGATACCTCCCTTTATGCGGCGTTCGTTGTCGCCGCGTTCGCGCTCTGCGTCACGCCCGGCCCCGACATGATGTTCATCGTCGCGATGGGCGGGCGCGGCGGGCCGGTCACGGGCCTCATGGCCGCGGCGGGCGTCGCCACCGGCGCCCTGACGCACGCCGTCGCCGCCACGCTCGGCCTGTCCGCCCTGTTCACCGCGCTGCCGGCGCTCTACCACGTGCTGCGCTGGGCCGGCGCCGCCTACCTGCTCTACCTCGCGGTCAAGTCGTTCCGGGACCGCGGCGAACCCGCCGGGGAGGGCACGGCCCCCGCCGGCCCGGGGCGGCTCCGCGCGTTCTGGCAGGGCGTCGTCACGAACCTGCTGAACCCCAAGGTGATCCTCTTCAACATCGCCTTCCTGCCGCAGTTCGTGAACCCCTCGATGGGGCACCCGATGGCGCAGCTGCTCGTCCTGGGCGTCACGCTCGTCCTGATCGGCCTGGCCGTGGACGCCTCCGTCGGCCTGCTCTCCGGCCGGCTCGCGAACCTGCTGCGGCGCAGCCGCCGCGTCGCCCGCGGCCTGAACATCTTCAGCGGGACCGTGTTCACGGGGCTCGCCGTGCGCCTCATCGCCGTCCCCAAGTGA
- a CDS encoding Crp/Fnr family transcriptional regulator has translation MVPYAASSPPSAFWSALEPAQRTALRAAARPRTFPVKAPLVYQGDESDHVIIIERGWAKVTSATEDGHDVVLAVRGPGDLLAESAVLGGRPRAATVTALSPIRALVVPAARFTGFLDAHPDVWMLVTGTFVQRMDDSDRRLTAHITSRGPERLASLLADLAERSAQHAPPAADGSIEIGPPLSQEELGSWMDASRETVARALGGLRREGLIRTGWRRITVVDLARLRAFAKEHD, from the coding sequence TTGGTTCCGTACGCGGCGTCCTCACCGCCTTCCGCGTTCTGGTCGGCGCTCGAACCCGCGCAGCGGACCGCGCTGCGCGCCGCCGCGCGCCCCCGCACGTTCCCGGTCAAGGCGCCGCTGGTGTACCAGGGCGACGAGTCCGACCATGTGATCATCATCGAGCGGGGCTGGGCCAAGGTGACCTCCGCGACAGAGGACGGCCACGACGTGGTGCTGGCCGTGCGCGGCCCCGGCGACCTGCTCGCCGAGAGCGCGGTGCTCGGCGGGCGGCCGCGCGCCGCGACCGTCACCGCGCTGTCCCCGATCCGCGCCCTGGTCGTGCCCGCGGCCCGCTTCACGGGGTTCCTGGACGCGCACCCGGACGTGTGGATGCTCGTCACCGGTACCTTCGTCCAGCGCATGGACGACTCCGACCGGCGGCTCACCGCCCACATCACGAGCCGGGGCCCGGAGCGGCTGGCGTCCCTGCTCGCCGACCTGGCGGAGCGCTCGGCCCAGCACGCCCCGCCCGCGGCGGACGGGTCGATCGAGATCGGGCCGCCGCTGTCGCAGGAGGAGCTCGGCAGCTGGATGGACGCCTCCCGGGAGACCGTCGCCCGGGCCCTCGGCGGGCTGCGGCGCGAGGGCCTGATCCGCACCGGCTGGCGCAGGATCACCGTGGTGGACCTGGCGCGGCTCCGCGCGTTCGCCAAGGAGCACGACTGA
- a CDS encoding TetR/AcrR family transcriptional regulator encodes MSGDAYHHGNLRRAVLDAAIEAIAESGPATWSLRELARRAGVSHAAPAHHFGDKTGVLTAVAAEGYALFADALEAAGSDLHGVGLAYVRFAVEHRVHFEVMFAPALYRPDDPEVAAARDRAGRVLAEGVRGAVPGRPAGDRTAGIAAWSIVHGFAHLWLSGALRDLGDDPVEAAGPVIRLLFERPGSA; translated from the coding sequence ATGAGCGGTGACGCCTACCACCACGGCAACCTGAGGCGCGCCGTGCTCGACGCCGCGATCGAGGCGATCGCCGAGTCGGGCCCGGCGACGTGGAGCCTGCGCGAGCTGGCCCGCCGCGCCGGGGTGTCGCACGCCGCGCCCGCCCACCACTTCGGCGACAAGACCGGCGTGCTGACGGCCGTCGCCGCCGAGGGGTACGCGCTGTTCGCCGACGCCCTGGAGGCCGCCGGGAGCGACCTGCACGGCGTCGGGCTCGCCTACGTGCGGTTCGCCGTCGAGCACCGGGTCCACTTCGAGGTCATGTTCGCCCCCGCGCTCTACCGCCCGGACGACCCGGAGGTGGCCGCCGCCCGCGACCGCGCCGGCCGGGTCCTCGCCGAGGGCGTCCGCGGCGCCGTGCCCGGCCGTCCCGCGGGGGACCGGACCGCCGGGATCGCCGCCTGGTCGATCGTGCACGGCTTCGCCCACCTGTGGCTGAGCGGCGCCCTGCGCGACCTCGGCGACGACCCCGTGGAGGCCGCCGGCCCGGTCATCCGCCTCCTGTTCGAGCGTCCCGGGTCAGCGTGA